GATAAAGCCGGTTTTATCACGGGGCAAAACATCGTGGTCGATGGCGGCATGGGCCGCAAGATGATCTACGAGGAGTAGGCCAGGGCTCGATCGGCGTTGCTGAATATAGACATGAATTGCCTTCATTCCTAACCCTTCTTCCAAAGGAGAAGGGAGCCGGAGTCCTGTTCCCTCGCCCCTTGGGAGAGGGCTAGGGAGAGGGCGGATCGGGTAGGTTCATCCCAGGATTCAGCAACGCCGCTAGATCAGGTTTAGGCCGGCCAAGCGTTCGAGACCCAGAGCGATCGCATCCTCCTCCAGTTCGCTGTAGCTAAAGATAAACTCGTGCCCTGGGCTAGGGCCGAGGTATTGGGGGCTGGCGGCAATGAGCCCAACGCCCACCTCAGCTGCTTTCGCTATCAGTACGTCGTCGGGGATATTAGTCGCAAAGCGCACCATCACGTGCAGTCCGGCATTTTCGCCCAGCACGGTGGCGCGATCTCCCCAGTGCTCAGCCAGGGCCACAACCAGCGCTTGCCGCCGCCTGTCATAGATGCCCCGCATGCGACGAATGTGGCGCTCTAGGTGGCCCTGGGTGATGAAGTCGGCCAGCACCGCCTGCTCTAGGGTCGGCCCCTGGCGATCGGCTAGCCACTTGGCGCGGCTAAACACCGCCACCAGGGCCGGGGGCAGCACCATGTAGCCCACCCGCAGCGACGGAAACAGCACCTTCGAAAACGTGCCCACGTACAACACCGACTGCCCATCCCCCAACCCCTGCAGTGCCGGGATGGGGCGACCCCCATAGCGATACTCGCTGTCGTAGTCGTCTTCAAAAATCAGGCTGCCGCTCTGCTCTGCCCAGGCCAGCAGGGCCAATCGGCGCGGCAGAGACAGCACCGCCCCGGTCGGAAACTGGTGCGACGGGGTGACATACACCAGGCGAATCGGGCCGGAGGCGGCAGCCAGTGCCGCCACATCCATGCCTGCCCCATCTACAGCGATCGGGTGCAGCGTTGCCCCCTGGCTGGCCAGAACGCGGCGGGCGCTGAGGTAGCTGGGTTCTTCCAAGGCCACCGTATCGCCGGGCAATAGCAGCAGACGTGTGGCGAGAGAAAGCGCCTGCTGGGTGCCGTTAGTGATCAAAATTTGATCGGGGTGGCAGTGCACAGCGCGGGCCTGGGCCAGGTAGGCGGCGATCGCCTCTCGCAGCGGCCTATGCCCCATCGGGTCGGCGGCATAGTCGAGCCATTCGGTGCGGCGACAGTGGCGAGACAATAGCTGCCGCCACAGCTCTAACGGGAAGCGATCGAGGGCCGGGCGGCCATAACGAAAGCTTAGAGCTACGGCGGGTTCAGGGCTGGGGCCAGGGTCAATCTGCTCTAGGCGACGACCGTAGGCCGACAGCGGCACAGTGGGGATCGGCCTGACTGGGATAGCGGTTAGGGGAGGCGATTGCAGCAGATCGTCGGGCAGCTGGTCGCAAACATAGGTTCCAGAGCCCGTCACCGTTTGCAGATATCCCTCGCTCAGCAGCTGGTCATAGCTCTGGGTCACCGTGGCCCGCGATACTCCCAGGCTTTGGGCCAGGGCACGGGTCGAGGGCAAGCGCTGACGCGGAGCCAGCCGTCCCTTGAGAATTCCAGCCCGCAAAGCGGCGTAAATCTGCTGGTAGACGGGGTCTGGGCTGTGGGAGTCGAGGGCGATGGCAAAATCCATCGGGGTGAACCCATAGGAACGAGCAAAGTGGACTGGCCGGTTTAGCCAAAATTGGCTCTTGTGGCTCTCCAATTTTGCCTCTATTCTAAGCAAAGCTTTCAGAAAAGAAAAAATGAACGTTTTTCAAGCTGGGTTTGAGCATCTTGAAGCAGTGGCAAAACTGTTTGACCACTATCGAGTTTTTTACCAAGCCTCGCCAGATTTCGAAGCAGCAAAAACATTCATCAGCAAGCGTATTCAGGAAAACAGTTCAGCGATATTTGTGGCCTGTCATGGCGAGAAAATTGTCGGATTTACGCAGCTTTATCCCACGTTTTCGTCTGTATCGATGAAGCGGGTTTGGATCTTAAATGACTTGTTTGTAGAAGAAGCTTATAGGCGCAAAGGAACGGCAGGGCTGTTGCTGAATGCAGCAGCAGAATTTGCGCAAGCAACTGATGCAGCCCGGATTGTTCTATCAACGCAAATTTCTAATACCTCGGCTCAATCCCTCTATGAATCGCAGGGTTACTGCCGAGACGAGGCGTTCTATCACTACACATTGTCGCTGACATGATTTGTGTTTTGAGAAATCCTGACTGACGCGCAAAAATTATGTCAATGTCAATCCCCATCACTATTCGAATTAGCAGTCCTGCAGAAGATGCCATAATTGCCCAGCATTTCTACCGCATGTGGTGCGACCTAGGCGTGGATGAAAACGACATTCAACCCGACTGGCTCACCATAGGGCTGGAGTTTATCGATCAGGCCCGGCGCACCCTCAACTACCAAGCCTTTGTCGCTGAGGCTGAGGGAAACATTGTGGGCTCGGTCAGTGGACAGCGCTTTACCGGGCTGTATCCCCCAGTTTTGTCACCCACCCATCGCCAGTACGGTTACATCTGGGGCGTTTATGTGGAGCCTGCCTACCGCAATCAGGGAGTTGCCACCCGGCTGACCCAGCTAATGGTGGAATATCTCCAAGAAATCGGCTGCACCAAAGCCGTGCTCAATGCCGCCCCCCAGGCGCGGTCGCTCTACCAAAAGCTGGGCTTTAGCGAGAGCAATCTGATGGAACTCAATCTCGTATCCCAGGAGGGCTAGATGTCGATTGCCTTACCGATTGCTCTAATTTCTGAGTCGGCTAGGCTGGCCGACTATCAGGCGCCATCGACGGTAGTGGATAGTGAGCACCCGGTCATTGCTGATCGGGCGCGATCGCTCACCACAGCGGCCACTTCACCCGTAGAGCAGATCAAGCTTGTCTACGAGTGGGTGCGCGATGCGATCGCCCACACCTATGACATCCAAGCCGAACTCGTCACCTGCACCGCCTCCGAAGTGCTGGCCCAGGGCCACGGCTTCTGCTTTGCCAAGGCCCATCTGCTGGCGGCCCTACTGCGCCACTGCGGCATCCCCACCGGGTTTTGCTACCAGCGGCTCGTGTTTGACGACGCCCAGCCCACCCGCTATACCCTGCACGGCCTCAACGCCGTCTACCTAGCCGAGCTAGACCGCTGGGTGCGGCTCGATGCGCGGGGCAATAAGCCTGGGGTGCAGGCCGAGTTTGACAGCGATCGCGAACAGCTCGCCTTCCCCATCCGCCCCCACCTCGGTGAAGTTGACTATCCCACCATCTACACCCAACCCAACCCTCTAGTCGTCACCGCCCTACAAACCCACCCCACCGCCGCCGATCTAATTGCCCACCTGCCCGCCGTCCTCTAGCCCATCCACCCCTTACCCATCCATTCCTATGTCCCCAGAATCCTTCTCCCCCACCCCCCGCACTCAAGTCAAGCGCCTTCCCCAACGGGCCAGCTACGATCGCCCCCAGGCCCACGCCATTCTCGATGAAGGGCTAGTCTGCCACTTAGGCTTTGTTGCTCAGGGACAACCCTTTGTCATCCCCACCGCCTACGGTCGCATGGGCGATCGGGTCTACATCCACGGCTCCCCCGCCAGTCGCCTGTTGACCACGCTGGAGCAAGGGGTGGAGGTCTGCCTCACCGTCACCCTGCTCGACGGGCTGGTGTTGGCGCGATCGGCGTTTCACCACTCGATGAATTACCGCTCGGTGGTGCTGTTTGGCACCGCCACCCGGGTAGACGATGCCAACGAAAAACTGACGGCGCTTAAAGCTTTTACCGACCACGTTGTACCTGGCCGTTGGGATGAAGTGCGCCCGCCCACCACCTCAGAATTGGTGGGTACCCTGGTGCTGGCCCTGCCCATTGCCGAGGCCTCGGTCAAAGTGCGCATCGGTCCGCCCCTCGATGCCGCTGCCGACTATGCCCTACCGGTCTGGGCAGGGGAAATTCCCCTAGCGGTCACCGCCGCTGCCCCTATTACCGATCCCCAGTGCTCGCCGAAAGTCGCTATTCCTGACTACGCCCAGCGCTATCGGCGGGGATGATGTGTTGATAAATTAGCTTTTGGGCGTGATCAAGAATCGGTATTGTTCCCACATAGTATTCGCTTCACGCCCTTTTTCTTACCTTCTTTAACCCCTACACAAAATTTAAATATATTCAGCTATTTCTAGGCAAAAAGAGCTACCAGGTCAAGATTTCTCTCTTCCAAAACATCGATTCATCTCTACAACAAACAAGAAGGCACTGTATGTAATCACAGCCTAATCAATACAGGCTGCCTCACCCTTTTCTTGTGAGCTAAGATTTGAGTTTTGTCCTTGGCTAGATAGCTTTTCACGAAGCCCTACCATGCGGGTATAGGCTTGCCAGTTAGCTGCTTTGCGCTTTAGTTTTTCCTTCAGCGGCTTAGCAGCCAAAGCGTAGCCGCCATCAGCCCCATCGACAAAGTGAACTTCATGCCCACTGCGCTCAAATACCAGACACGTCATCAAAGCTCGATCTGAAACATGTATGCCATAGACAAGATTGCCTTCGCGCGATTGAGTCTCAAGGTAGTCGGTCAGCTTTTCTCGCTGATTGGTATCGCCTGAGATGATCATCCGCAACATGTCATCAAATTTTTTGTAGTCACTGGCAGCCTGAACCAACTGCTTATACGAGCCCCAGTTGACACCGCCAGCTTTAAGATTAAACCGCATATAGATCGAACCCAAAATGTTATCGATCTTAAGGCTCCAGATATAGCGCCAGCGAGATAGCCAGTTGGAAGGCTGCGATCGCAGCTTGGCTTGGGGAAGCAGTTTCTCAGTTTTTAGGGATAGATTGAGATTCTGTAGCCCAACTGGATGAAAGTCATCCTCAGTGCCATAGATCTCTTGGATCTTCTCAAGCACATCGTGATACAAGGCATTATTTGCCGCTGGGCTATGGGCGGTTGCTAGCACCAGCAGCGTAACCGTTTCCCATACCTGCTGGCAATATCTTGCCAGCGACACTCCAATCCTGCCAGATTCGCCTCGGAAATTTTGGCATCACTGATTTGATAGCGACCAGCCGTTTCAGAAGATTTCACTAATTCCGTTGCGTAGTTTAATCCCCCGCCGACAAAAACAGCCTGGTGATACTGCTCTGCCACCTTGAGCTTTGCCAGCTTCACCTCAAACTCTGCTTGGCTAGCCGTTGTCACTGGAACAATTCCCACCCGTAGCTCAAGGTTAAATTCCCTTTGGGCTAGCTGTTGCAGGGCTAGCAGAGGCGACTTTACCTTCTCTAACACAGTAGGGGGAATTAGAAGAGAAGCCCCATCTCCGCCAAAAACATAGGGAATCTCCAACGGTTTGACAGCGTTGAGTACCGCTGCAATAGAAGAAGCGCCTAAGAGATTGACTTCTTTATAGCGACCGGCCTCAATGGCCTCCGTAGAACCCCTAACATCCGCGATGATGATGTACCAGTCACTTGGTACTGGCAGCAGATTGTTGGCATCAATCGCACTGAGCAAATTGTCTATGGCAGGAAGGTTGGCATAGAAACGTTCTGTAGACATACTTTTGAGCAGATGCTGTGTGAACAGAAGTTCCAGAAAGGCGCTCTGTTGGATTGACTAGTTAAGTGTGCCCAGATATACAACAAAAACACCTCTTTTCCCTTCACGCACAAGCGCATTGGTCACCAAGTTGAGTCAAAACAGAACAAATTTATTGAAGCTAGAAATTGCTAGGCTATCTCCATCCAACAAGATTGGCAATTGGTCGTCAAATGGCTGAGCAATGGCTCAATACCACAGAGCGAACCCTAAATCGTGACAAAAATCTAACTTTTATAAATACCTTCGTTAAATCTTCGCTCATAACGTTTTTGAGGCTATAACTTTACAAAAAGTATGCACAAAATTTATACCGAAAAAAGTCGTCTACAGCTTTACATTCTGTAGACGACTTTCTAAAACCTTGACTCAAGGTGTATCGGTGCTTTTGCTTTTACCCAGCAACTTTATACATTCCCTTTTATGCGAACTAAAAAGGAATGTCGTCGTAGCTGGGGGCAGGGGTGGACGGCGGTGGGGTTGCTGGAGCCGCCGGGGCTGCCGGACGAGCGGCTGCCGGACGGGAGGCCGCCGGACTAGGCGTGGCTACAGGAACTGCAACGGCAGCCGGAGGGGCCATGGGCATGGTGTTGAGCTCACCCACTGCGTAGATGCGCTGCACGGTCATTTCGACCTGCTTTTCTTTGTAGCCCTGGGGGCTATCGACCACGTTCATGGCTAGGCGGCCTTCTAGCAGCACTCGCTGGCCCGCATGGTACTGGGCCTGAATGTCTTGGGCTAGGTTGCCCCAGCCGACCACCTTCATCTGCGAGGAGGGGTCGCCCTCTTTTAATCCTGGAAACTGCACCACAAACTCGGCCACGGGAGTTTGATTGTCGGAGGTGTAGCGCAGCTGGGGCGACTGCACGATCTCGGCCATTAGTAGGCAATTGTTCATAGCGGCATGGGCTCCTTGATCCCCTGTTCTTTCTCAATGAAGGTTTGGACGTGCTGCTGGTATTTGGCCAGGGTGCAGTCGAGCCATTCGCGGCTCTGGCTGTTGCCGTAGATATGTACCAGGGGCTCGCCCGCGTCGGGCAGCACCAGCACCCAATCGTCGGGGTTGTCACCTAAGATTTTAACGCCGTCGATCAGCTCTAGACGCTCGGGCGGGTTATCTTCTACCAAATAGCGCATCAGAGCACCTTTCACCGTCCAGGGGCAGCGCAGGGTTTGCATGCGGTAGGCCATACGGGGCAGGTCTGACCAAATCTGGCCGAGCGATCGCTGCTGTAGGCTCAAAATCTCAATCAGCTTGGCAATGCAGAACATGGCGTCAAAGCCGGGGTGCAGCTCGGGGAAGATAAAGCCCATTTCGCCGCTGCCGCCCAGCACCACGTTGGGGTTGCTCTGACAGGCTTCCATCAGGGCCGTGGGATTGGCCTTGGTGCGAATCACGCGCCCGTCGTGGCGGCGGGCAATGTGCTCGATCGCTCCTGAGGTGTGCACCGGCACCACAATGGTGCCGCGGGGGTTGGTAGTCAGCATCATGTGGGCCATCAGCGAGGTCAGCACTTCGCCGCGAATGCGGGTGCCCACCTCATCGACCAAAATCAGCTGTTCGCCGTTGGCCGACACCTGGGCTCCAAAGGTGGCCCGCAGCGCTTGCACCACCTGACCAAGCTGGCTGAGCATGACCTCGCGCTCGTCGTTGGAGAGGGCAACCTGACGCAGGCTGGCGTTGAGCACCACTGCGTCGCAATCAAACTTGCCAAGAATCTGGGGCAGCACTGCCCCGGCCACAGCGTAGAGGTAGTCGATCACCACCTTGGCCTGGCTATTGGTCACGGCCTGAATATTGAGGTGCTTCTCAAAGGCGGTGGTGTAGGTGGAGACGACATCGGTGGGGTTGGTGACGGTGCCGATTTCGTGGACGGGCGATCGCCGCAAATCTTCCTTAAAGTAGGCACCCTCGATTTTCTTCTCTTTGCCCTTAGAGATATCGATGCCCTTCTCGTCAAAGAATTCAATCAGCACGTAGTCGGGGCGATCGGGGTGCAGCCGCACGTGAATGCCTCCGGCAACGCCCATCGCCGCCAGCATGCTGCGGGCCACCGGAATTGCCGTCGCCTCAAGGTTTTGGATATTGATGCCAACGGACATCAGGCCCGCGATCAGCGATCGCGACACCATGCGTGAGATGCTGCGCTGATCGCGCGACACCGTAACCTGGGAGCCGGGCTTGAGGGTAGAGCCGTAGGCCGCCCCCAGCTTGACCGCAAACTCGGGGGTGATGTCGATGTTAGCTAGCCCAGCCACCCCCCGCTGGCCAAACAGATTGCGCTGCGCCGTGTTGCCCCAGATAAGGTTGATGTTCAACGTTGCACCTGACTCGATTTGCTTGCTCGGCCAGACTCGCACGCCAGGGCTGATTTGCGCCTCTTCGCCCACCGAAGACAAAGGACCGATCACCGCCCCTTCCAGCACGTGGGAGCGGCGGTCAACCCGCGCCCCTCGGGCAATGGTGCAGGCCCGCAGGTGCACTTCATCGCCCACAATCGCGCCATTCCAGACAATCGGTCGCTTGAGGTCGGCATCGCAACCGATGGTGATGTTGTCACCAATCACGGTGCCCGGTTCGAGCACCGTGCGGGCACCGATGCGGCAGTTGTTGCCAATCATCACCGGCGGCTGAATCTGAACCGTTGGATCTATCTGGGTATTGTCACCGATCCATACGCCGGGAGATGTCTCAGGGTATGCATAATTGACCACCACTTTGCGGTACAGGGCGTCGTATTGGGCCTCGCGGTAGGCCTCCAGGTGGCCGACATCACACCAGTAGCCGCTAGCCACGTAGCCGTACATGGGTTCCCCCTTCTCCAACAGCAGGGGAAACAGATCCTTGGAGAAGTCAGACTCTTCGTTGTCGGGCAGGTAGTCGAGCACCTCGGGTTCGAAAATATAGGTGCCAGTATTCACCGTGTCAGAAAAAATTTCGCTGGTGGAGGGCTTTTCTAAAAACCGCTTGATGCGCCCCTCTTCGTCGGTGATCACCACGCCAAACTCGATCGGGTTGGGCACCCGAGTCAGCACCAGAGTAGCTTTAGCGCCCTTTTGCCGGTGAAACGCGATCGCCGCACTGAGGTCAAAGTCGGTGACGCTGTCGCCGCTAATCACCAAAAACGTGTCGGTGAGCAGGTCGGCAATATTCTTGACGCAGCCCGCCGTACCTAAGGGCTGGTCTTCTTCGACGGCGTAGGTCATCTGCACGCCAAAATCGCGGCCATCGCTAAAGTAGTTGCGCATCACATCGGGCAGGTAAAAGAGGGTGGCGATCACCTCATCAATGCCGTGGCGCTTGAGCAGATTGACGATGTGTTCGGCGATGGGGCGGTTAAGGATCGGCACCATGGGCTTGGGCAAGTCACAGGTTAGAGGCCGTAAACGGGTTCCTGAACCACCGGCCATTAGCACTGCGCGCATTAGAGTCTCCTTGCTGCGTAAACATTCCTGATGGGGTTGCCCCAGCTCTAGCTAGGGCTCTCAACCAAACACCGAACACAACCATCGACAGGGATATCCATAACATTACTCCGCCATTGATCTACTCAAAGATAGATTAGAGTAAATGTACACGATCTATGCTTTACCGCGAGTGAGATCTGTTTCGCCCTGCCACGACCGTTCTCTCGCGCCGCGTCTTGGGAGCAAACGTTTGAAAAAGTGAGGCAATGGCGGGCAACCAGGAGCAACGTTGGTATTGTAGAAGCATAGGTGAACCGGGTAGAAAGGAGCAGTGACTATGGGTACATTGATCGCGCTTTTGTTAGCCGTTATCTATGGCGGCGGCGCTTTTAAGTTTTGGACAGGGTTCAACCGCACCAACTTTACCGATGGCAGGGTTAAGTTCACTCTGCTGTGGCCGCTGTTTTTGGCCCTTAACAAGTCGTACCGCCAGAACTTTAGCCGGGCTCTGAAAGGATGAGCCGCCTGCCCGCCGCCGACCCCTCCCCGTGGGGCGCCCAGGTGCAGGCTGTGGCCCGACGCTACGACCACGAGTTTGGCGGCAAGGCATTCGACCTACCCCCCGAGGTAGAAGAAATGGCGGTGTTCCAAGACTGGATTGCCGGTACGCTGACGCCGCGTATTTCGACACCCTTCTGGGAGTCGGTCAAGCCCCGCAAGCGCGATCGCTGCCTGGATATCGGCTGCGGCATCAGCTTTTTGATCTACCCCTGGCGAGAATGGGAGGCACTGTTTCAGGGCCACGAAATTAGCTCGGTGGCTTGCGCTGCGCTAACCGCTCGCGGCCCTCAGCTCAACTCGAAGCTGTTTAAGGGCGTCACCCAAGGCCCCGCCCACCGGCTGGAGTATGAGCCTCACACTTTCGACATGGCGATCGCCACGGGCGTCAGCTGCTACTACCCCGCCGACTATTGGGCCACGGTGCTGCAACAGGTGAAAAAGGTCCTCAAGCCCGGCGGCTGGTTTTTGTTCGACGCCATCAACCCCGAAGCCGAGCTGGCCGAACCCTGGGCCATTCTCGAAACCTACTTAGGAGCCGAGGTGTATTTAGAAGACCTCGATCGCTGGCCTGCCCTAGTCAAAGCCGAAGGCGCACGGGTTGTTTCTACCAAAGACTATGAGCTGTTTCGCCTCTTTAAGGTGAAGTGGGACGCTTAGTTTGCGCTACCATTAGCGGCGACATTTGGTCGAGAGGTCGCGCATGGGCTTGGGTTCGGGAAACGCCAAACTGGGGCTAGGACTGCTGCTGTTAGCGCTACTGGGTAGCTGCAATCGGGGCGCTGAGGTCTCCGACGCAGCATCGGTTGCAGCCGAGAGCACGCCTACGGCTGCAACCGATGCTGCGGCACTAGCGGAGGATGGCGGCTATCGTTCGACGCCCATTGACCCCATTCGCACCGCTCAGCTGGTGACCCAGGGGGAGGGATCACAAGTGAATCTGCGATCGCAGCCCACCACCC
This window of the Nodosilinea sp. FACHB-141 genome carries:
- a CDS encoding PLP-dependent aminotransferase family protein; translation: MDFAIALDSHSPDPVYQQIYAALRAGILKGRLAPRQRLPSTRALAQSLGVSRATVTQSYDQLLSEGYLQTVTGSGTYVCDQLPDDLLQSPPLTAIPVRPIPTVPLSAYGRRLEQIDPGPSPEPAVALSFRYGRPALDRFPLELWRQLLSRHCRRTEWLDYAADPMGHRPLREAIAAYLAQARAVHCHPDQILITNGTQQALSLATRLLLLPGDTVALEEPSYLSARRVLASQGATLHPIAVDGAGMDVAALAAASGPIRLVYVTPSHQFPTGAVLSLPRRLALLAWAEQSGSLIFEDDYDSEYRYGGRPIPALQGLGDGQSVLYVGTFSKVLFPSLRVGYMVLPPALVAVFSRAKWLADRQGPTLEQAVLADFITQGHLERHIRRMRGIYDRRRQALVVALAEHWGDRATVLGENAGLHVMVRFATNIPDDVLIAKAAEVGVGLIAASPQYLGPSPGHEFIFSYSELEEDAIALGLERLAGLNLI
- a CDS encoding GNAT family N-acetyltransferase — encoded protein: MNVFQAGFEHLEAVAKLFDHYRVFYQASPDFEAAKTFISKRIQENSSAIFVACHGEKIVGFTQLYPTFSSVSMKRVWILNDLFVEEAYRRKGTAGLLLNAAAEFAQATDAARIVLSTQISNTSAQSLYESQGYCRDEAFYHYTLSLT
- a CDS encoding GNAT family N-acetyltransferase, translated to MSMSIPITIRISSPAEDAIIAQHFYRMWCDLGVDENDIQPDWLTIGLEFIDQARRTLNYQAFVAEAEGNIVGSVSGQRFTGLYPPVLSPTHRQYGYIWGVYVEPAYRNQGVATRLTQLMVEYLQEIGCTKAVLNAAPQARSLYQKLGFSESNLMELNLVSQEG
- a CDS encoding transglutaminase family protein, whose protein sequence is MSIALPIALISESARLADYQAPSTVVDSEHPVIADRARSLTTAATSPVEQIKLVYEWVRDAIAHTYDIQAELVTCTASEVLAQGHGFCFAKAHLLAALLRHCGIPTGFCYQRLVFDDAQPTRYTLHGLNAVYLAELDRWVRLDARGNKPGVQAEFDSDREQLAFPIRPHLGEVDYPTIYTQPNPLVVTALQTHPTAADLIAHLPAVL
- a CDS encoding pyridoxamine 5'-phosphate oxidase family protein, translated to MSPESFSPTPRTQVKRLPQRASYDRPQAHAILDEGLVCHLGFVAQGQPFVIPTAYGRMGDRVYIHGSPASRLLTTLEQGVEVCLTVTLLDGLVLARSAFHHSMNYRSVVLFGTATRVDDANEKLTALKAFTDHVVPGRWDEVRPPTTSELVGTLVLALPIAEASVKVRIGPPLDAAADYALPVWAGEIPLAVTAAAPITDPQCSPKVAIPDYAQRYRRG
- a CDS encoding single-stranded DNA-binding protein — translated: MNNCLLMAEIVQSPQLRYTSDNQTPVAEFVVQFPGLKEGDPSSQMKVVGWGNLAQDIQAQYHAGQRVLLEGRLAMNVVDSPQGYKEKQVEMTVQRIYAVGELNTMPMAPPAAVAVPVATPSPAASRPAAARPAAPAAPATPPPSTPAPSYDDIPF
- a CDS encoding mannose-1-phosphate guanyltransferase, with translation MRAVLMAGGSGTRLRPLTCDLPKPMVPILNRPIAEHIVNLLKRHGIDEVIATLFYLPDVMRNYFSDGRDFGVQMTYAVEEDQPLGTAGCVKNIADLLTDTFLVISGDSVTDFDLSAAIAFHRQKGAKATLVLTRVPNPIEFGVVITDEEGRIKRFLEKPSTSEIFSDTVNTGTYIFEPEVLDYLPDNEESDFSKDLFPLLLEKGEPMYGYVASGYWCDVGHLEAYREAQYDALYRKVVVNYAYPETSPGVWIGDNTQIDPTVQIQPPVMIGNNCRIGARTVLEPGTVIGDNITIGCDADLKRPIVWNGAIVGDEVHLRACTIARGARVDRRSHVLEGAVIGPLSSVGEEAQISPGVRVWPSKQIESGATLNINLIWGNTAQRNLFGQRGVAGLANIDITPEFAVKLGAAYGSTLKPGSQVTVSRDQRSISRMVSRSLIAGLMSVGINIQNLEATAIPVARSMLAAMGVAGGIHVRLHPDRPDYVLIEFFDEKGIDISKGKEKKIEGAYFKEDLRRSPVHEIGTVTNPTDVVSTYTTAFEKHLNIQAVTNSQAKVVIDYLYAVAGAVLPQILGKFDCDAVVLNASLRQVALSNDEREVMLSQLGQVVQALRATFGAQVSANGEQLILVDEVGTRIRGEVLTSLMAHMMLTTNPRGTIVVPVHTSGAIEHIARRHDGRVIRTKANPTALMEACQSNPNVVLGGSGEMGFIFPELHPGFDAMFCIAKLIEILSLQQRSLGQIWSDLPRMAYRMQTLRCPWTVKGALMRYLVEDNPPERLELIDGVKILGDNPDDWVLVLPDAGEPLVHIYGNSQSREWLDCTLAKYQQHVQTFIEKEQGIKEPMPL
- a CDS encoding class I SAM-dependent methyltransferase; its protein translation is MSRLPAADPSPWGAQVQAVARRYDHEFGGKAFDLPPEVEEMAVFQDWIAGTLTPRISTPFWESVKPRKRDRCLDIGCGISFLIYPWREWEALFQGHEISSVACAALTARGPQLNSKLFKGVTQGPAHRLEYEPHTFDMAIATGVSCYYPADYWATVLQQVKKVLKPGGWFLFDAINPEAELAEPWAILETYLGAEVYLEDLDRWPALVKAEGARVVSTKDYELFRLFKVKWDA